From Carya illinoinensis cultivar Pawnee chromosome 5, C.illinoinensisPawnee_v1, whole genome shotgun sequence, one genomic window encodes:
- the LOC122310572 gene encoding protein ALP1-like: MENNGHDTEHYISDADNGEEEKEDDIDFVITLQLMVASKYYTTYIVKEPCRTSLHIGHKFVMEILNGHHDRCHQQFRMEKYVFHALCKKLNERYNLTGTRNITIEEMVGIFLIILGHGFGNRMAQERFQHSGETISRHFNNVLMSVSRMAVDIINPTDREFKDIPKKIREDERYWPYFKDCIGAIDGTHVPVTISPTKQIPFIGRKGILTQNIMAVCDFDMRFTFVWAGWEGTAHDTRIFMEAIRKDELRFPHPPRGKYYLVDAGYPHMNRYMGPYRRERYHLPDFRRGPRPMGMREIFNHAHSSLRCTIERTFGVWKNRWKILDHMPNFPYDKQVKIVVASMAIHNFIRTHALKDLEFKPYDEDEDYLPPGNMQDEEVEDYSCMQQSEISSENVLNIERDYIALSLMQR, translated from the exons ATGGAGAATAATGGTCACGATACTGAACATTACATAAGCGATGCTGATAAtggtgaagaagaaaaagaggatgATATTGACTTTGTGATAACATTACAATTAATGGTGGCTTCTAAATATTACACAACATATATTGTAAAGGAACCTTGTAGGACCTCTCTACATATAGGTCATAAGTTTGTTATGGAAATTCTAAATGGTCATCATGATAGATGTCATCAACAATTTAGGATGGAAAAATATGTATTTCATGCTTTATGCAAAAAGTTGAATGAAAGATATAACTTAACTGGTACTCGAAACATAACTATCGAAGAAATGGTAGGAATTTTCTTGATTATATTAGGTCATGGGTTTGGGAATAGAATGGCACAAGAAAGATTTCAACATTCAGGAGAGACTATTAGTAGGCATTTTAATAATGTATTAATGTCCGTTTCACGAATGGCGGTTGATATTATCAACCCCACTGATAGGGAATTTAAGGatattccaaaaaaaattcGTGAAGATGAGAGATATTGGCCATACTTTAAAGATTGTATTGGAGCTATTGATGGAACCCACGTGCCAGTTACTATTTCTCCAACAAAACAAATTCCATTTATTGGTAGAAAAGGCATACTTACTCAGAATATCATGGCAGTTTGTGATTTTGATATGCGTTTCACTTTTGTTTGGGCTGGATGGGAAGGGACAGCTCATGATACACGTATTTTTATGGAAGCTATTCGAAAAGATGAATTGCGCTTTCCACATCCACCTAGAG GTAAATATTACTTGGTAGATGCTGGATATCCTCATATGAAtagatacatggggccatacaGAAGGGAACGATATCATCTACCAGATTTTCGCCGTGGTCCTCGACCAATGGGTATGcgtgaaatatttaatcatgCACATTCATCGCTCAGATGCACTATCGAGAGAACATTTGGAGTTTGGAAAAATAGATGGAAGATATTGGATCATATgccaaattttccttatgataAGCAAGTTAAAATTGTTGTGGCGTCTATGGCTATTCATAATTTCATTAGAACTCATGCATTAAAGGATCTTGAGTTCAAGCCATACGATGAGGACGAGGATTATCTACCTCCTGGAAACATGCAAGATGAAGAAGTAGAAGATTACTCATGTATGCAACAATCAGAGATATCTAGTGAAAATGTTCTGAATATTGAGCGTgattatattgctctttcacttATGCAACgttga
- the LOC122310574 gene encoding E3 ubiquitin-protein ligase At3g02290-like: protein MGSFCCCPCDGEFEEYALPGNTIYRNCLCLRYFFHQLYSGYDATFHRLEGQSLSSPNQGASFTPSGVGTTLPDNSSNDIHLSVSRPVPSDSDQRYSRLQHDGLVSRRDKLMTHFQEDAQPPRRNMSSSGTESLGFRKKLKGVETEEDGKPGHSESSEKASTSKISYRLTYTQPSSEDEDVCPTCLDEYTVENPKITTRCSHHFHLGCIYEWMERSESCPICGKEMEFCESP from the exons ATGGGTTCTTTTtgctgctgtccatgtgatggagaatttgaagaatatgctCTTCCAGGCAATACGATATACAGGAATTGCCTATGCCTGAGATATTTTTTCCACCAGCTATATAGTGGG TATGATGCTACGTTTCATAGGCTTGAAGGACAGTCACTATCTTCCCCAAACCAAGGAGCTTCTTTTACACCATCAGGGGTGGGCACAACATTACCTGATAATTCCTCAAATGATATTCATCTCTCTGTTTCCAGACCAGTGCCTTCTGATTCTGATCAGAGGTACTCTCGTCTGCAACATGATGGCTTGGTCTCTCGGCGTGATAAGTTAATGACTCATTTCCAAGAAGATGCTCAACCACCGAGGAGAAATATGAGTAGTTCTGGTACGGAGTCATTGGGCTTTAGGAAGAAATTGAAAGGAGTTGAAACTGAAGAAGATGGTAAACCTGGCCATTCTGAGTCCTCAGAGAAGGCTTCGAcatcaaaaatttcatatagaCTAACTTATACGCAGCCATCttctgaagatgaagatgtctgTCCTACATGTCTCGATG AATATACTGTAGAAAATCCTAAAATAACAACTCGATGTTCTCACCATTTTCACCTTGGTTGTATTTATGAATGGATGGAAAGAAGTGAAAGTTGTCCGATCTGTGGCAAG GAGATGGAGTTCTGTGAAAGCCCTTAA
- the LOC122311289 gene encoding protein NRT1/ PTR FAMILY 6.1 isoform X1 yields the protein MATGEIKSPEVGIDTPTTLDGNSDSVPGKKLGIYFIESDDRRTAFGRGYTGGTTPVNIHGKPIADLSKTGGWIAAFFIFGNEMAERMAYFGLSVNMVAFMFYVMHRPFSSSSNAVNNFLGISQASSVLGGFLADAYLGRYWTIAIFTTIYLVGLTGITLCATMSIFVPDQDKCDQFSLLLGSCEPAKRWQMIYLNTVLYVTGFGAAGIRPCVSSFGADQFDERSKDYKSHLDRFFNFFYLSVTIGAIVAFTAVVYIQMKHGWGSAFGSLAIAMGISNMAFFIGTPMYRHRLPGGSPLTRVAQVLVAAFRKRNASFCSSELIGLYEVPGKQSAIQGSGKIAHTDNFRWLDKAALQLKEDGADPSPWRLCTVTQVEEVKILLKLIPIPACTIMLSLLLTEYLTLSVQQAYTLNTHMGHLKLPVTCMPVFPGLSIFLILSLYYLILVPLSRRITGHPHGASQLQRIGIGMAVSILSVAWAGIFERYRRNYAIKHGYEFNFLTPIPNLSAYWLLIQYCLIGIAEVFCIVGLLEFLYEEAPDAMKSIGSAYAALAGGLGCFAATLLNNIIKSVTGNEAKGQPSWLSQNINTGRFDYFYLLLTIMSLINMCAFLYAAHRYRYRAAPKFDIVKQNLANNKKNTASAVVI from the exons ATGGCTACCGGAGAAATTAAGTCACCTGAAGTTGGGATTGACACACCAACTACGTTGGATGGAAATTCTGACTCCGTTCCAGGAAAGAAACTAGGAATCTACTTCATTGAATCCGATGATAGGCGGACGGCATTTGGGAGAGGTTACACTGGAGGAACTACACCGGTTAATATTCATGGAAAACCTATTGCTGATCTTTCAAAAACCGGTGGTTGGATTGCCGCCTTCTTCATATTCG GGAATGAGATGGCAGAGAGAATGGCTTATTTTGGCCTTTCAGTTAACATGGTGGCCTTCATGTTCTATGTTATGCATAGACCCTTTTCCAGTTCATCAAATGCGGTAAACAATTTCCTAGGGATATCACAAGCATCCTCTGTCCTTGGTGGTTTCCTAGCTGATGCATATCTCGGTCGATATTGGACCATAGCAATCTTCACGACAATCTATCTTGTG GGTTTGACAGGAATAACCTTATGCGCAACAATGAGCATCTTTGTGCCGGACCAAGATAAATGTGATCAGTTTTCCCTCCTGCTTGGGAGTTGTGAGCCTGCAAAAAGATGGCAGATGATTTACCTTAACACTGTCCTTTACGTGACAGGATTTGGAGCTGCAGGTATAAGGCCATGTGTTTCTTCTTTTGGGGCTGATCAGTTTGATGAAAGAAGtaaagattacaaatctcaCCTGGAtagatttttcaactttttctacCTCTCTGTTACAATTGGAGCAATTGTGGCCTTCACTGCTGTAGTATACATTCAAATGAAACATGGATGGGGATCCGCCTTCGGTTCACTGGCAATAGCTATGGGCATATCAAACATGGCATTCTTTATTGGCACTCCTATGTATAGGCATAGGTTGCCAGGAGGCAGCCCTCTTACACGGGTTGCCCAGGTCCTGGTAGCTGCATTCCGGAAGAGGAATGCCTCATTCTGCAGCAGTGAGTTAATCGGGTTGTATGAGGTTCCTGGTAAACAATCTGCAATTCAGGGTAGTGGAAAGATAGCTCACACTGATAATTTTAG ATGGTTGGACAAGGCAGCCTTGCAGCTGAAAGAAGATGGAGCTGATCCGAGTCCTTGGAGGCTTTGCACTGTGACTCAAGTAGAGGAGGTCAAGATCCTTTTAAAGCTTATCCCCATACCAGCTTGCACTATAATGCTTAGCTTATTATTAACGGAGTATTTGACGCTCTCAGTGCAGCAAGCCTATACTCTAAACACCCACATGGGTCATTTGAAACTCCCGGTAACATGCATGCCAGTATTTCCTGGCCTCAGCATATTTCTTATATTGTCTCTCTATTACTTGATACTTGTCCCATTATCGAGACGCATAACTGGTCATCCTCATGGAGCTTCTCAGCTTCAAAGAATAGGCATTGGTATGGCGGTTTCAATCCTTTCTGTGGCATGGGCTGGGATTTTTGAAAGGTACCGAAGAAACTATGCAATAAAACATGGGTATGAGTTCAATTTCTTGACTCCAATACCCAACCTAAGCGCATACTGGTTGTTGATTCAATATTGCCTGATTGGCATAGCTGAAGTATTTTGCATAGTGGGATTACTGGAATTTCTCTACGAGGAAGCCCCAGATGCCATGAAGAGCATAGGATCTGCTTATGCTGCCCTAGCTGGGGGTTTAGGTTGCTTTGCAGCGACGTTATTGAACAACATTATCAAATCTGTCACTGGGAATGAAGCAAAAGGGCAGCCATCATGGTTGTCCCAAAATATAAATACTGGTAGATTCGATTACTTCTATTTGCTGCTTACAATTATGAGTTTAATCAACATGTGTGCTTTTCTGTATGCAGCACATAGGTACAGGTATAGGGCAGCCCCTAAATTTGACATTGTTAAGCAAAATCTAGCCAACAACAAAAAGAACACTGCCTCTGCAGTAGTTATATAG
- the LOC122311289 gene encoding protein NRT1/ PTR FAMILY 6.1 isoform X2: MIGGRHLGEVTLEELHRLIFMENLLLIFQKPVVGLPPSSYSGLTGITLCATMSIFVPDQDKCDQFSLLLGSCEPAKRWQMIYLNTVLYVTGFGAAGIRPCVSSFGADQFDERSKDYKSHLDRFFNFFYLSVTIGAIVAFTAVVYIQMKHGWGSAFGSLAIAMGISNMAFFIGTPMYRHRLPGGSPLTRVAQVLVAAFRKRNASFCSSELIGLYEVPGKQSAIQGSGKIAHTDNFRWLDKAALQLKEDGADPSPWRLCTVTQVEEVKILLKLIPIPACTIMLSLLLTEYLTLSVQQAYTLNTHMGHLKLPVTCMPVFPGLSIFLILSLYYLILVPLSRRITGHPHGASQLQRIGIGMAVSILSVAWAGIFERYRRNYAIKHGYEFNFLTPIPNLSAYWLLIQYCLIGIAEVFCIVGLLEFLYEEAPDAMKSIGSAYAALAGGLGCFAATLLNNIIKSVTGNEAKGQPSWLSQNINTGRFDYFYLLLTIMSLINMCAFLYAAHRYRYRAAPKFDIVKQNLANNKKNTASAVVI; this comes from the exons ATGATAGGCGGACGGCATTTGGGAGAGGTTACACTGGAGGAACTACACCGGTTAATATTCATGGAAAACCTATTGCTGATCTTTCAAAAACCGGTGGTTGGATTGCCGCCTTCTTCATATTCG GGTTTGACAGGAATAACCTTATGCGCAACAATGAGCATCTTTGTGCCGGACCAAGATAAATGTGATCAGTTTTCCCTCCTGCTTGGGAGTTGTGAGCCTGCAAAAAGATGGCAGATGATTTACCTTAACACTGTCCTTTACGTGACAGGATTTGGAGCTGCAGGTATAAGGCCATGTGTTTCTTCTTTTGGGGCTGATCAGTTTGATGAAAGAAGtaaagattacaaatctcaCCTGGAtagatttttcaactttttctacCTCTCTGTTACAATTGGAGCAATTGTGGCCTTCACTGCTGTAGTATACATTCAAATGAAACATGGATGGGGATCCGCCTTCGGTTCACTGGCAATAGCTATGGGCATATCAAACATGGCATTCTTTATTGGCACTCCTATGTATAGGCATAGGTTGCCAGGAGGCAGCCCTCTTACACGGGTTGCCCAGGTCCTGGTAGCTGCATTCCGGAAGAGGAATGCCTCATTCTGCAGCAGTGAGTTAATCGGGTTGTATGAGGTTCCTGGTAAACAATCTGCAATTCAGGGTAGTGGAAAGATAGCTCACACTGATAATTTTAG ATGGTTGGACAAGGCAGCCTTGCAGCTGAAAGAAGATGGAGCTGATCCGAGTCCTTGGAGGCTTTGCACTGTGACTCAAGTAGAGGAGGTCAAGATCCTTTTAAAGCTTATCCCCATACCAGCTTGCACTATAATGCTTAGCTTATTATTAACGGAGTATTTGACGCTCTCAGTGCAGCAAGCCTATACTCTAAACACCCACATGGGTCATTTGAAACTCCCGGTAACATGCATGCCAGTATTTCCTGGCCTCAGCATATTTCTTATATTGTCTCTCTATTACTTGATACTTGTCCCATTATCGAGACGCATAACTGGTCATCCTCATGGAGCTTCTCAGCTTCAAAGAATAGGCATTGGTATGGCGGTTTCAATCCTTTCTGTGGCATGGGCTGGGATTTTTGAAAGGTACCGAAGAAACTATGCAATAAAACATGGGTATGAGTTCAATTTCTTGACTCCAATACCCAACCTAAGCGCATACTGGTTGTTGATTCAATATTGCCTGATTGGCATAGCTGAAGTATTTTGCATAGTGGGATTACTGGAATTTCTCTACGAGGAAGCCCCAGATGCCATGAAGAGCATAGGATCTGCTTATGCTGCCCTAGCTGGGGGTTTAGGTTGCTTTGCAGCGACGTTATTGAACAACATTATCAAATCTGTCACTGGGAATGAAGCAAAAGGGCAGCCATCATGGTTGTCCCAAAATATAAATACTGGTAGATTCGATTACTTCTATTTGCTGCTTACAATTATGAGTTTAATCAACATGTGTGCTTTTCTGTATGCAGCACATAGGTACAGGTATAGGGCAGCCCCTAAATTTGACATTGTTAAGCAAAATCTAGCCAACAACAAAAAGAACACTGCCTCTGCAGTAGTTATATAG